A single window of Deinococcus sp. KSM4-11 DNA harbors:
- a CDS encoding HSP90 family protein → MTHAFAVDLRGLIDLLSEHLYAGPEVYIRELMQNGVDAIRARLALDGEAFAPTLEFAVQDDTLTFTDNGVGLTPEDIHTFLATIGRSSKRGSVEFIGQFGIGLLACFLVSERIEVVSRSASGTPPLLWVGHADGSYALADGPDDTPIGTRVILRARADRAQYLLADRVAAWAGDYGALLPYPIVVQEPGQRTTVNARGAPWLDHSAGEDARRAAVLAYGEALLGTPPLAFVDIHTEAGDVRGVAFVLPWTPTLEARGQHRVYVRHMLLSEEEAQLVPKWAFFVKAVLDAGGLRPNAARDALRDDAVLHAARREIAQTLRRWLIDLAERTPDTLRHLIALHYLSIKALAAEDDAFLELFLRWLPFESSAGRLTLPEVLAHAGGAEVRYVADLNLYRQAAQLAAPGGPPVIHAVYTYDATLLERYGALHPEVQVSRLDASDLVQELTPLTPAERSATAELLTAARDTLAALDADARLSRFEPAALCALAFPRAGRDLHRTRETVASGAGGGLWAGLLDDLQADAPDGYATEVHFNLNHPLLVRAAQLPDGPLLRRVLGMLYVQALLLGHHPLTARELGLLNGGLLDLIGAALDGPDAATPSTIHLN, encoded by the coding sequence ATGACGCACGCCTTCGCCGTGGATCTGCGCGGCCTGATCGACCTGCTCAGCGAGCACCTGTACGCCGGCCCGGAGGTGTACATTCGGGAACTCATGCAGAACGGTGTGGACGCCATCCGCGCCCGCCTGGCACTGGACGGTGAAGCCTTCGCGCCCACGCTCGAGTTCGCCGTGCAGGACGACACGTTGACCTTCACGGACAACGGCGTGGGCCTCACGCCGGAGGACATCCACACGTTCCTGGCCACCATCGGACGCAGTTCCAAACGGGGCAGCGTGGAGTTCATCGGGCAGTTCGGGATCGGCCTGCTCGCGTGCTTCCTGGTCAGCGAGCGGATCGAGGTGGTGTCCCGCTCGGCCAGTGGGACGCCGCCCCTGCTCTGGGTGGGCCACGCAGATGGATCGTACGCGCTGGCGGATGGCCCGGACGACACGCCCATCGGCACGCGCGTGATCCTGCGCGCCCGCGCCGACCGCGCCCAGTACCTGTTGGCGGATCGGGTGGCCGCGTGGGCGGGCGACTACGGCGCGCTGCTGCCCTACCCGATCGTGGTGCAGGAACCGGGGCAGCGGACGACCGTGAATGCGCGCGGCGCTCCGTGGCTGGATCACAGCGCCGGCGAGGACGCCCGCCGCGCCGCCGTGCTGGCGTACGGCGAGGCGCTGCTCGGCACGCCACCCCTGGCGTTCGTGGACATCCACACCGAGGCAGGCGACGTGCGCGGCGTGGCCTTCGTGCTGCCGTGGACACCCACCCTGGAGGCACGCGGGCAGCACCGCGTGTATGTGCGGCACATGCTGCTCTCCGAGGAGGAGGCCCAGCTCGTGCCGAAGTGGGCGTTCTTCGTGAAGGCCGTGCTGGACGCCGGGGGCCTGCGCCCGAACGCGGCGCGGGACGCCCTGCGCGACGACGCCGTGCTGCACGCCGCGCGCCGCGAGATCGCGCAGACGCTGCGACGCTGGCTGATCGACCTCGCCGAGCGTACGCCCGACACGCTGCGGCACCTGATTGCGCTGCACTACCTGAGCATCAAGGCGCTGGCCGCCGAGGATGATGCCTTCCTGGAACTGTTCCTGCGCTGGCTGCCCTTCGAGTCCAGCGCCGGGCGGTTGACCCTGCCGGAAGTCCTGGCGCACGCGGGCGGGGCCGAGGTGCGCTACGTGGCCGACCTGAACCTGTACCGGCAGGCGGCGCAGTTGGCCGCACCGGGCGGCCCACCGGTCATCCACGCCGTCTACACCTACGACGCCACGCTGCTCGAGCGCTACGGCGCGCTGCACCCGGAAGTGCAGGTGAGCCGCCTGGACGCCAGCGACCTGGTGCAGGAGCTCACGCCCCTGACGCCCGCAGAGCGCTCGGCGACGGCCGAGCTCCTGACGGCCGCGCGCGATACGCTGGCCGCCCTCGACGCCGACGCCCGCCTGAGCCGCTTCGAGCCGGCCGCGCTGTGTGCCCTGGCCTTCCCGCGGGCGGGCCGTGACCTGCACCGCACCCGCGAGACCGTCGCCAGCGGAGCCGGCGGTGGACTGTGGGCGGGCCTGCTGGACGACCTCCAGGCCGACGCGCCGGACGGGTACGCCACCGAGGTGCACTTCAACCTGAACCACCCCCTGCTGGTGCGGGCGGCGCAACTGCCCGACGGCCCGCTGTTGCGCCGCGTGTTAGGGATGTTGTACGTGCAGGCGCTGCTGCTGGGCCACCACCCCCTGACCGCGCGGGAACTGGGCCTGCTGAACGGCGGCCTGCTCGACCTGATCGGCGCGGCGCTGGACGGCCCGGACGCCGCCACGCCCTCGACCATCCACCTGAACTGA
- a CDS encoding alpha/beta fold hydrolase produces the protein MPAARRSLALLTAVLLLPLTAVAQTPPSGAAVADTLPMSPAKSSPAQASAVPGDAALARVPAVRVQRAGAVVPGTPAEYNASITVRYGAAHPGAVLLLMPGFLGGAGSFDRLARTIVTLDPQVAVWAVDRRSNLLEPQELLAHATPSDLIRIVQEGLPVRSPASVPFMRDWGLDVTLRDWRVAVQEARTLTPNVFLGGHSLGGSLTGLYAAYDFGGYVGSTDLRGLVMLDGLPGVLADRPMNADQYRQGGLNALGPLPGLLQLDTQPYVDSLIFGPKLAAQADAQARLAALHPDDPAPTGGLTRFPATNLAAGLLQLEDRYALLPFLTLHTGAPTNAIEAPSFAALALGGRNSHWLVGPQDAARPVGWQDDPAAPTDGLDFVRRYWTPLADYSEWYFPNRLTLDVAAARSGTRGTPFESDMRVWYTAQLSAPILGIAAQNGVTREDMYREYAAGTHATLTTRTLPDATHLDIVAARSDQVARWILDWMRPLRR, from the coding sequence ATGCCCGCTGCCCGGCGTTCCCTGGCCCTCCTGACCGCCGTCCTCCTCTTGCCTCTGACCGCCGTCGCGCAGACCCCACCGTCCGGCGCGGCTGTGGCCGACACCCTGCCGATGAGTCCTGCCAAGTCCAGCCCGGCGCAGGCCAGTGCCGTGCCGGGCGACGCGGCACTGGCCCGTGTGCCCGCCGTACGCGTGCAGCGGGCCGGTGCGGTGGTTCCCGGCACGCCGGCCGAATACAACGCGAGCATCACCGTGCGCTACGGCGCCGCCCATCCTGGCGCGGTGCTGCTGCTGATGCCGGGCTTCCTGGGCGGCGCGGGCAGTTTCGACCGGCTGGCCCGGACGATCGTGACGCTCGATCCGCAGGTGGCCGTCTGGGCGGTCGACCGGCGCAGCAACCTCCTCGAACCTCAGGAACTCCTGGCGCACGCCACGCCGTCCGACCTGATCCGGATCGTGCAGGAGGGCCTGCCCGTCCGGTCACCGGCCAGCGTCCCCTTCATGCGCGACTGGGGCCTGGACGTCACCCTGCGGGACTGGCGGGTGGCCGTGCAGGAAGCCCGCACCCTGACGCCGAACGTCTTTCTCGGCGGCCATTCCCTGGGAGGCAGCCTGACCGGCCTGTACGCCGCCTACGACTTCGGCGGGTACGTGGGCAGCACGGACCTGCGCGGCCTGGTCATGCTGGACGGCCTCCCCGGCGTCCTTGCCGACCGCCCCATGAATGCCGACCAGTACCGGCAGGGTGGTCTGAATGCCCTGGGACCACTACCCGGTCTGCTTCAGCTGGACACGCAGCCGTACGTGGACTCCCTGATCTTCGGGCCGAAACTCGCCGCCCAGGCCGACGCGCAGGCCCGGCTTGCCGCCCTGCACCCGGACGATCCGGCCCCGACGGGCGGGCTGACGCGCTTTCCGGCCACCAACCTCGCGGCGGGCCTGCTGCAACTCGAAGACCGGTACGCCCTGCTGCCCTTCCTGACCCTGCACACGGGAGCGCCCACGAACGCCATCGAGGCGCCCAGTTTCGCCGCCCTGGCCCTGGGCGGCCGCAACAGCCACTGGCTGGTCGGCCCTCAGGACGCGGCGCGCCCCGTCGGCTGGCAGGACGACCCGGCCGCCCCGACCGACGGATTGGACTTCGTGCGCCGGTATTGGACGCCCTTGGCGGATTACAGCGAGTGGTATTTCCCGAACCGGCTTACGTTGGATGTGGCCGCCGCCAGATCCGGCACGCGCGGCACGCCCTTCGAGTCAGACATGCGCGTGTGGTACACCGCGCAGCTGAGCGCGCCCATCCTGGGGATCGCCGCGCAGAACGGCGTGACGCGTGAGGACATGTACCGGGAATACGCGGCGGGTACCCACGCGACCCTCACCACCCGGACGCTGCCCGACGCCACCCATCTCGACATCGTCGCCGCGCGCAGCGATCAGGTGGCCCGCTGGATCCTCGACTGGATGCGTCCGCTGCGCCGCTAA